From the Terriglobia bacterium genome, the window ACGCCGGGAACAGGTCTTTGACCTCCATGGCCATCGCGCGCACGATCGCGTCGACCGCGCAGCCAGCGAAGCACTTGAGCAAGACCCGACCATCGCTGCCCTCGCCAATAGACAGGCTGTTGCAGTGGTCATCATGTACGGGGCAGTGCGCCGTCCAACCACCGGCGTGCGGCTTCACTCCGACAAGCCGTTCTAGAACGTGTTCGACCAGACGGCCAGCCATCATTGCTCCTACTTCGTCGCCGGCAGCGCGCCGATGGTCCGATCCTGCAGGAACTGATCGAGATCCTCTCGACGGAAGCGAATCAGTGGTCGACGCCGACCTTCGCCAAGCCGGATGTGTACGAGTTCTCCGCGTCGGCACAGCGCGTAGACGGTGGAGATCTTGATGTTCAGAAGGGTCGCGACTTCCCGGGCGTGAAGAAACTGGTCGCTCATGGGTACCTCCGCAGTTCTCTTCTCGCTGCGAAGGTAAAGGCGACGGGAGTGACGCGACAGGTGTAATTAAGGGGTGGGCTTAGTTCGTCGGGGGTGAAAGGGGGTCCGTTCCGGCTTCGGGGGGGTCCATTCCAATCCCGGAGTCTTGAGGGCATTCTCGACGCGCCGAATAACGTCCTTGACCTTCCTTTGAGCGGAAGGCTGCTTCTCTTTCTCGAAAACCGCCTTGGCGATCTGAGGCACCGTCATCATCGCGGATCGCCGTAACGTGTAAATGTACACGTCTCGCAGGGTCTCGCGTCGCCCGGGACGCGGCGGGGCCGCGTCCACCAGCATGAATGCGTACTCCTGTATGCGCCGGCAACGTTCAAGTGCCTCGCGAAATTGGATTTCGAGCGGCCGCGCGACGTCGATTCCGACATAAAGCCAACGGTTCTCCGGGGGAATCGGATCCGGCCCTAGCGAAGAGAAGAAAGGAAGCCGGCTGTCGGGATCGAGGCAGGTCAGCACGTAGTGCGGGTAAAGGCCTCTCTGCCCCGAGGCCGCCCATGTCTCGATCGCAAGCCCGAGGTAGTGGCCCCATTCGACGGATCGAAGGCCCTCAAGGTGGAGCGATGGAGAGTCCGTCCGCTCGATATTCGGCGCGGGGCCGAAGTTCCAAAGTCGAGCGACTTCGTTGAGATCGAATTTCCGGTCGCTCGGTCCTTCGTTCGCAAACCTCCGGAAGAACCACTCCCGTATGGCTTCGTACGCGGTGGTGTTTCGGCGAAGTCGGAGCGACACCTGATTCGATTCCCCTGGAGGCACGAAACTTATCCACGCGCCTTCCCTGCTGATGTCTTCGAGTCGAATCGATGTAACCGGGCGGTCCGTCGGATTGGTGTAGGCAGTCACTTTCGTCTTCTGCTCGGAATAGCAACGGGGCGGGCGCAGGCGTCGGCGTGGAGCACCAGTCGTTTTCATAGAAACAACTTATCACGATAGAAAGCGTGTTCGGAATAGATGAAGAAGGTGGTTCGTTTTTGCTTGTGGGGCCGCTGACGGGCGCTACACTCAAATCGGTAGTTCAGACCCAGGGACAATGCACGTGAACGGACGCACAGCGGCATGTTCCGCGTCAAAAGAAACGGCCCGCGAGCCTCGTGACCCGCGGGCCGTCGTTCAAGGTGGTGGTGATCTACGAGCGGGCTTCCTTGGCCTCCTTCAGGACAGCCTCGAAGGCGTCC encodes:
- a CDS encoding helix-turn-helix domain-containing protein, which produces MSDQFLHAREVATLLNIKISTVYALCRRGELVHIRLGEGRRRPLIRFRREDLDQFLQDRTIGALPATK